From a single Podarcis raffonei isolate rPodRaf1 chromosome 10, rPodRaf1.pri, whole genome shotgun sequence genomic region:
- the LOC128422503 gene encoding LOW QUALITY PROTEIN: uncharacterized protein LOC128422503 (The sequence of the model RefSeq protein was modified relative to this genomic sequence to represent the inferred CDS: substituted 1 base at 1 genomic stop codon), producing the protein MRTLCEVDWPQQTNWPSEGSLNLQLISPLYQNILNVHPDQIPYISTWKTNVEKNPPWLKACRGDAPQSTVCAVRPAGKLERPPVIPDPEDEEGGIIKPPPPYAPPTAPQAIPPGPGPQALGGAGPQPKPKTDESEGEEDDEDEEFVERLVKLTNNNKTWTEEQAERLRKYVEPYAKEVDVSHYLLKAAECTGQHKRKWQREWGRAAKRVTLHRAHKAQKKGAARVMPLRRVYDPPAPAGPNGVVPNRTYTVQHVPFSSADVCNWRNQNPSFEENPAKIIKLFEGIFKTYNPTFDDVQYLMDALLTTEEARRIHAEARAHMRAQGAGDQAVATGYPENTPNWDYQTTEGQNALTTYRQNVLNGMRRAARKPTNFAKIREIMQGSEEPPGAYLERLKEAYRQYTPVDPDEAVNAPIIKTAFVAQAAPDVRRKIQKHEAFMGHTLEWMLELAQTTYNQREEEAQKKKEKYQAKKLMALQATTPTPHKRGSTQGGGQGRLGRNQCAICWQEGHWKRECPQAHLDGRGRGERVPGPNPVGSGQELRPWTLANVGRGRGQGQGPPWHPPTQRQPGAMSLREKEEEYXDRPGPADLGSREPMVKIQTGSRTIPFMVDTGAAHSVLPVPVSKPTKQTINIIGATGKSQRAPFLQSVACSLGGQVVQHKFLYIPECPIPLLGRDLLSKLQAQISFQPTGEVTMTTGPAGEFSLEVPLREHWRLMMVKEEEGIISEDLLQEVTPDVWAESNPPGMAKNIPPIIVKPKPFANPVAVNQYPIPRRAAEGVWVHLERLLRHGILRQCQSQWNTPLLPVKKEDGTYRPVQDLRLVNQAVETLHPNVPNPYTLLSLIPPTACCFTVLDLKDAFFCCRLAEESQPLFAFQWTDPGTGTRVQYTWTRLPQGFKNSPTLFGVALASDLSSFPTSPRRVLLQYVDDLLLACSDKDTCMEATKDLLNHLGEAGYRVSKKKAQICQPTVKYLGFDISYQQRTLREERKQAITQIPKPKNRRELRGFLGSAGFCRIWIPDYSTIAKPLHESTRGTEKDPFVWGEEQQQAFQDLKRALQQAPALGIPNPEKPFSLFVDEDQGTAKGVLCQKLGSWQQPVAYLSERLTPTEQGLPPCMRAVVAVATLLNKADKFTFGQDTVCVTPHAVPALLDMKGTYFLSQARMRKCQMLLLHPRLKFQVTTALNPATLLPVGEGEEQTHDCIEVMDEVYSSRPDLKDEANPHWPSWFVDGSSFVETGQRKAGYAVVALEDQVIEAKSLPPGTSAQLAELTALTRALNLAKGQEINIYTDSKYAFLTLHAHGALWKERGLLTSRGNQVAHPQALLNLLDAVWEPEAVAVIHCYGHKTGPGEVARGNRLADRVAKEAAQELAPASVIGALVPEEILSTADKPAYTKQEKDTADAQELTLSKEGWYLTHDDRIWIPESLSRQIIQRYHGSTHIGPDATTKQLGKCFYIAHLYQLAAQISRKCLLCQKNNPRAGPLAPPGSQHSGTAPMEDLVVDFTELPRCGLHRYLLVAVCTYTGWVEAWPTKTEKAFEVTRCLLREIIPRYGLPRSIGSDNGPAFVHAVLQGLVKALQINWKLHTAYRPQSSGKVERMNRTLKNQLSKLTQETGSNWVAMLPLALLRVRSLPSKRTHLSPFEVLFGRPVPYVRMLTPYASQDMQLNNYVQSLSQVLSCLPIP; encoded by the exons atgaggacattgtgtgaagttgattggccccaacaaactaattggccatcggagggcagtcttaatttgcaactaatcagcccactatatcaaaatatcttgaatgtccacccagaccagatcccttatatttctacttggaaaaccaatgtagaaaagaacccaccgtggttgaaagcctgccgaggcgacgccccacaaagtacagtttgtgcagttcgaccggcagggaagttagaaaggcccccagtgataccagacccagaagatgaggagggaggaattattaaaccacctccaccctatgctccaccaactgcccctcaggcaattccaccaggcccaggtccccaggcactgggaggagctggcccccagcccaaacccaagactgatgagtcagaaggagaagaggatgatgaggatgaagagtttgtagaaagattagtCAAGCTGACAAATAATAACAAGACATGGACAGAGGAGCAGGCAGAACGTTTAAGGAAGTATGTGGAACCTTATGCAAAAGAAGTGGATGTCAGCCACTATTTGTTAAAGGCAGCGGAATGTACAGGGCAACATAaaaggaagtggcagagagagtgGGGAAGGGCGGCGAAAAGAGTGACCCTCCATAGGGCACATAAAGCACAGAAAAAGGGCGCGGCCAGAGTGATGCCTCTGCGTAGAGTGTATGACCCTCCGGCCCCTGCGGGACCTAACGGGGTGGTGCCCAATAGAACTTATACAGTTCAACATGTCCCCTTCTCTAGTGCAGATGTTTGTAATTGGAGGAACCAAAACCCTTCATTTGAGGAAAacccagcaaaaataataaagctgTTTGAGGGAATTTTCAAAACCTACAATCCGACTTTTGATGATGTGCAATATTTGATGGATGCCCTGCTAACTACAGAAGAGGCTAGGCGAATTCATGCTGAAGCCCGAGCACACATGAGAgcgcagggggcaggagatcaagctgttgcaacaggatatCCTGAAAATACACCGAATTGGGATTATCAGACCACTGAGGGGCAAAACGCCCTCACCACTTATCGCCAGAATGTCTTAAATGGCATGAGAAGGGCAGCCAGGAAGCCTACTAATTTTGCCAAGATCAGGGAGATAATGCAAGGGAGTGAGGAGCCCCCAGGCGCCTATCTGGAAAGACTGAAGGAAGCCTACCGCCAGTATACCCCTGTGGACCCAGATGAGGCTGTCAATGCCCCTATCATAAaaactgcctttgtagctcaggcagcaccCGATGTCCGCCGAAAAATCCAGAAACACGAGGCTTTCATGGGCCACACCCTTGAGTGGATGCTAGAATTGGCTCAAACCACTTATaatcagagggaggaagaggcacaaaagaagaaagagaaatatcaagcaaaaaagttgatggcattacaggctaccacacccacccctcataaaagaggaagcacccagggaggaggacaaggccgtctggggaggaaccagtgcgccatctgctggcaggaagggcactggaaaagAGAATGCCCACAGGCTCACTTAGATGGAAGAGGACGAGGAGAACGAGTCCCAGGGCCAAACCCCGTGGGATCTGGACAGGAACTGAGACCCTGGACATTGGCGAATGTTGGCAGGGGTAGAGGACAAGGACAGGGacccccctggcaccccccaaccCAAAGACAGCCCGGCGCAATGAgcctgagagagaaagaagaagaatattaggACAGACCGGGCCCAGCTGATTTAGGTTCCCGTGAGCCCATGGTCAAAATACAAACAGGGAGCCGAACCATCCCCTTCATGGTTGACACCGGAGCCGCCCACTCTGTTTTGCCAGTACCAGTATCCAAGCCCACCAAGCAAACAATTAATATAATAGGAGCTACAGGCAAATCACAAAGAGCCCCATTCCTGCAATCTGTTGCTTGTAGCTTGGGCGGTCAAGTGGTCCAAcacaagtttttgtatataccggaGTGTCCCATCCCATTATTGGGCCGAGACCTGCTATCAAAATTACAAGCCCAGATTTCTTTCCAACCAACGGGAGAAGTAACAATGACCacagggccagcaggggaattctCCTTAGAGGTACCCTTAAGGGAACATTGGCGCttaatgatggtaaaagaagaggaggggattATTTCAGAGGACCTCCTGCAAGAAGTTACCCCTGATGTGTGGGCAGAAAGCAACCCGCCCGGAATGGCAAAGAACATCCCACCTATAATAGTCAAGCCCAAGCCATTCGCCAACCCTGTGGCTGTGAACCAATATCCTATCCCCCGAAGAGCTGCGGAGGGAGTATGGGTACATTTGGAACGGTTACTTCGCCATGGCATCCTGAGACAGTGTCAATCTCAGTGGAACACCCCACTCTTGCCGGTGAAGAAGGAAGATGGCACGTACCGTCCAGTCCAAGACCTTCGATTGGTCAACCAGGCCGTGGAAACCCTCCACCCCAATGTGCCCAATCCTTACACGCTGCTGAGTCTAATACCTCCTACTGCATGTTGTTTCACAGTATTGGACTTGAAGGATGCATTTTTCTGCTGCCGCCTGGCAGAGGAAAGTcagcccctgtttgcatttcaatggaCAGATCCAGGAACAGGCACCAGGGTGCAATACACGTGGACAAGGCTTCCACAAGGCTTCAAGAATTCTCCAACCCTTTTTGGGGTAGCATTGGCATCGGACTTGTCTAGCTTCCCCACCAGCCCACGCAGAGTCTTGTTGCAGTACGTGGATGATCTTCTTTTGGCTTGTTCAGACAAAGACACGTGTATGGAAGCCAccaaggacttgctgaaccaTCTGGGTGAAGCGGGATACCGAGTATCTAAGAAAAAAGCCCAAATATGCCAACCTACCGTGAAATATCTTGGATTTGATATATCTTATCAGCAACGGACCCtaagggaagagaggaagcaaGCCATTACCCAGATTCCAAAACCAAAAAATCGCAGAGAACTTCGTGGCTTTCTGGGATCGGCAGGATTCTGTAGAATATGGATACCAGACTACAGCACAATTGCCAAGCCTCTGCACGAATCAACCAGAGGGACGGAAAAGGACCCCTTTGTGTGGGGAGAAGAGCAGCAACAGGCCTTCCAGGATTTGAAAAGGGcattgcaacaagcaccagcgctGGGTATCCCAAATCCAGAAAAGcctttctccctgtttgtggatgaaGACCAGGGAACAGCAAAGGGAGTGCTATGCCAAAaactgggaagctggcaacagcctgtggcatacctatctgagcgcctgacaccTACAGAACAAGGTTTACCGCCAtgtatgagagcagttgtggcagtagctacCCTACTGAATaaggcagacaaatttacttttggccaagacactgtttgtgtgaccccgcatgcagtcccagctctgctcgacatgaagggtacctatttcctctcccaagcaaggatgagaaagtgccagatgctgttgttgcacccgcgtttgaagttccaggttactaccgccctcaacccagctaccctgttaccggtaggagaaggtgaggagcagacgcacgattgcattgaagtgatGGATGAAGTATATTCCAGCAGACCTGACCTAAAAGATgaggcaaacccccactggccttcatggtttgtagatggaagcagctttgttgagactggacagcggaaagcaggctatgcagtggtagccctggaagaccaggtgatcgaagcaaaatcactcccgcctggaacatcggcccagctggcagagctaactgcgcttaccagagccctgaacctggcaaagggacaggagataaacatttatacagattctaagtatgcattcctgactttacatgcccatggagccttatggaaagaaagaggtttgcttacctccagaggaaaccaggtggcccacccacaagctctattgaaccttctggatgctgtatgggagcccgaggcagtggcagttatccattgctatggccacaagactggaccaggggaagtggccagaggaaaccgattgGCAGACAGAgtagccaaggaagcagcccaagAACTGGCCCCCGCCtcggttattggagcactggtcccagaAGAGATTTTAAGCACCGCTGACAAGCCAGCTTACACAAAGCAGGAAAAGGACACTGCAGACGCCCAGGAACTGAcattgtccaaagaaggatggtaccttacccatgatgacaggatatggattccagagtctcttTCTCGGCAGATAATTCAGAGATATCATGGttcaacccacataggacccgatgctacaaccaagcagctggggaagtgcttctatatagcccacctctaccaactggcagcccagatctccaggaaatgcctgctatgccaaaagaataatcccagagccggaccactggctcccccagggagtcagcatagtggaactgcacctatggaagatcttgtcgtggactttactgaattaccccgttgtggactacaccgctacctgctggtggcagtgtgcacctacaccggatgggtcgaagcatggccaacaaagactgaaaaggcatttgaagtaaccaggtgcctgcttagggaaatCATCCCTCGCTATGGATTGCCAAGGTCCATAGGATCTGATaatggaccagcatttgttcacgcAGTCCTACAGGGACTGGTAAAGGCGCTCCAGATCAACTGGAAGCTGCATACTGCTTATAGACCCCAGAGTTCTGGAAAGGTAGAGAGAATGAACAGAACTCTAAAGAATCAGCTGTCCAAGCTGACGCAGGAGACCGGGTCTAATTGGGTGGCCATGTTGCCCTTGGCATTGCTCAGGGTCCGCAGCCTCCCGTCAAAGCGGACCCATTTGTCACCATTTGAGGTTTTGTTTGGGAGACCAGTCCCCTATGTTagaatgttaactccatatgctagccaagatatgcaattgaataactatgtacagtcactctcccaagttctctcctgttt ACCCATACcatga